The Dendropsophus ebraccatus isolate aDenEbr1 chromosome 10, aDenEbr1.pat, whole genome shotgun sequence genome has a segment encoding these proteins:
- the HMGB3 gene encoding high mobility group protein B3 isoform X2, with product MAKGDPKKPKGKMSAYAYFVQTCREEHKKKNPEIPVNFAEFSKKCSERWKIMSAKEKSKFEDLAKADKVRYDREMKDFGPVKGGKKKKDPNAPKRPPSGFFLFCSEFRPKIKSTNPGISIGDVAKKLGEMWNNLSDSEKQPYNNKAGKLKEKYEKDVADYKSKGKVDGPKSAPKMARKKEEDDEDDEEDEEEEDEEEEDDDE from the exons ATGGCTAAAGGAGACCCGAAGAAGCCGAAAGGCAAGATGTCTGCCTATGCCTACTTTGTGCAGACATGTCGTGAGGAACACAAAAAGAAGAATCCTGAAATCCCAGTTAACTTTGCAGAGTTTTCAAAGAAATGTTCTGAAAGATGGAAG ATAATGTCTGCAAAAGAGAAGTCTAAGTTTGAGGACTTGGCGAAAGCAGATAAGGTCAGATATGACAGAGAAATGAAAGATTTTGGACCAGTTAAGGGAGGCAAGAAGAAGAAGGACCCCAATGCTCCTAAGAGGCCACC TTCAGGATTCTTCTTGTTCTGCTCAGAATTCCGTCCCAAGATCAAGTCCACAAATCCTGGCATCTCCATTGGGGATGTTGCCAAAAAGTTGGGTGAGATGTGGAATAACCTGAGCGATAGCGAGAAACAACCCTACAACAACAAGGCCGGAAAGCTGAAGGAGAAGTATGAGAAG GATGTTGCGGATTACAAGTCCAAAGGAAAGGTTGATGGTCCTAAAAGTGCTCCTAAAATGGCCCGGAAAaaagaggaggatgatgaggatgacgaagaagatgaggaggaagaggatgaagaagaggaagacgATGATGAATGA
- the HMGB3 gene encoding high mobility group protein B3 isoform X1, which yields MAGQGGNPRINMAKGDPKKPKGKMSAYAYFVQTCREEHKKKNPEIPVNFAEFSKKCSERWKIMSAKEKSKFEDLAKADKVRYDREMKDFGPVKGGKKKKDPNAPKRPPSGFFLFCSEFRPKIKSTNPGISIGDVAKKLGEMWNNLSDSEKQPYNNKAGKLKEKYEKDVADYKSKGKVDGPKSAPKMARKKEEDDEDDEEDEEEEDEEEEDDDE from the exons ATggcggggcaggggggaaatcccCG aatcaaCATGGCTAAAGGAGACCCGAAGAAGCCGAAAGGCAAGATGTCTGCCTATGCCTACTTTGTGCAGACATGTCGTGAGGAACACAAAAAGAAGAATCCTGAAATCCCAGTTAACTTTGCAGAGTTTTCAAAGAAATGTTCTGAAAGATGGAAG ATAATGTCTGCAAAAGAGAAGTCTAAGTTTGAGGACTTGGCGAAAGCAGATAAGGTCAGATATGACAGAGAAATGAAAGATTTTGGACCAGTTAAGGGAGGCAAGAAGAAGAAGGACCCCAATGCTCCTAAGAGGCCACC TTCAGGATTCTTCTTGTTCTGCTCAGAATTCCGTCCCAAGATCAAGTCCACAAATCCTGGCATCTCCATTGGGGATGTTGCCAAAAAGTTGGGTGAGATGTGGAATAACCTGAGCGATAGCGAGAAACAACCCTACAACAACAAGGCCGGAAAGCTGAAGGAGAAGTATGAGAAG GATGTTGCGGATTACAAGTCCAAAGGAAAGGTTGATGGTCCTAAAAGTGCTCCTAAAATGGCCCGGAAAaaagaggaggatgatgaggatgacgaagaagatgaggaggaagaggatgaagaagaggaagacgATGATGAATGA